In Lacibacter sp. H407, a genomic segment contains:
- a CDS encoding ABC transporter permease, producing MIRNFLKVAWRNLWKNKLFSFINIVGLGLAIPFALLSLMQVQSAYEFDNFHPYPDRTFRIITDVTDNVGTKTKYALSPVAAAEQLKQGYPYIEQSTFVVRDFGWQLSNRLNTIDVNSIYVEPAFFDIFGFQLEKGTRPVEPNTLVLTKEKAEAIFGTVDPVGKALSHPHYGEFTVTGVLKPYKRNTHLRSDVMVSMATYKRVSKDTALTSLSGFTYVLLKPGVKEKNLDAALTSIGSKLNKQAASLPKKEKFQFRKQYITKLAPDFDDLRGNSYVESLLDLSVNFGFALALLLLAGFNYVNLTLARSLSRSKEVGVRKVAGALRYQLVWQFICEAILVALLALVVGFVMLKLMEQFSYVNWFTWEVDNKIVIWGVFIVFAVFIGMLAGFIPARILSSFQPAKVLKGTISPSSFGKMGLRNSLVVIQFVATSLFIFLTATLYSQFKYMATDNENFNRENIYNISFSGDHRLLQNDIAANRSVERVGMVSTPFGGSSAQCAIKKNNQEQNIEASYYAADADFVANMNLQIIAGENLPSSVGDSISDFILVNEQALAWLGLGKPQEAIGKVIHLNNSRQVTIHGVVKDFCYYVYQFQTKPLVLQYNPSQFHVLSIKTKTAVEDGMFKSEINNIWKKYHPHEELAFSNYQKDLYDRYFPGRDMRFMGMFCVVVLVIAVMGLLGIVTYHTERRVKEIGIRKVMGASVPAIIRELSRSFVKLIVISASIALPVSYMAGYVFITLFAYNDGINLLLLCLLFCTIFTIALFTIMYKSMQAAAANPVKNLRTE from the coding sequence ATGATCAGGAATTTTCTAAAAGTAGCATGGCGCAATTTGTGGAAGAACAAATTATTCTCATTCATCAATATCGTAGGGCTTGGGCTTGCCATTCCGTTTGCATTACTCAGTTTAATGCAGGTACAGAGTGCATATGAGTTTGATAATTTTCATCCCTATCCCGATCGTACATTCAGGATCATTACCGATGTAACAGACAATGTTGGTACAAAAACAAAATATGCATTATCGCCCGTTGCTGCAGCAGAGCAATTAAAACAAGGCTATCCTTATATTGAGCAATCAACATTTGTGGTACGTGATTTTGGCTGGCAGTTAAGTAACCGTTTAAATACAATCGATGTGAACAGCATTTATGTGGAACCTGCTTTCTTCGACATATTTGGATTTCAGTTGGAGAAAGGCACAAGGCCAGTTGAGCCAAACACATTGGTGCTAACCAAAGAAAAAGCGGAAGCGATTTTTGGAACTGTTGATCCTGTTGGTAAAGCACTCAGTCATCCCCACTATGGCGAGTTTACAGTAACAGGAGTATTGAAGCCTTATAAACGTAATACGCATTTACGTAGTGATGTGATGGTTTCAATGGCTACGTATAAACGAGTATCAAAAGACACCGCACTTACATCATTGAGCGGCTTTACTTACGTGTTACTGAAACCTGGTGTAAAGGAGAAAAATCTTGATGCTGCATTAACATCCATTGGTTCTAAATTAAATAAGCAGGCTGCATCTCTTCCAAAGAAAGAAAAGTTTCAATTCCGAAAGCAATACATCACCAAACTTGCTCCCGACTTTGATGATCTTCGTGGTAATTCTTATGTAGAATCGTTGCTTGACTTGTCTGTGAACTTTGGTTTTGCATTAGCATTGCTCTTGTTGGCAGGGTTTAATTATGTGAATCTTACATTGGCCCGTTCGCTTAGTCGCTCAAAAGAAGTAGGTGTGCGAAAAGTAGCAGGTGCATTGCGTTATCAATTGGTGTGGCAGTTCATTTGTGAAGCAATTCTGGTTGCATTGCTTGCATTAGTGGTTGGTTTTGTTATGCTCAAACTTATGGAACAGTTCAGTTATGTAAACTGGTTTACGTGGGAGGTAGATAATAAAATAGTTATCTGGGGAGTGTTTATTGTATTTGCCGTTTTTATCGGCATGCTTGCAGGGTTTATTCCGGCACGAATACTTTCCAGCTTTCAACCGGCAAAAGTATTGAAGGGAACAATCAGCCCATCTTCGTTTGGTAAGATGGGGTTACGAAATAGCCTCGTTGTTATTCAATTTGTAGCAACTTCTCTTTTTATTTTTCTTACGGCTACGTTGTACAGCCAGTTTAAATACATGGCGACAGATAACGAAAACTTTAATCGAGAGAATATTTATAATATTTCGTTTAGTGGAGATCACCGCTTGTTGCAAAATGATATTGCCGCAAACAGATCAGTTGAGCGGGTAGGGATGGTTTCAACACCATTTGGGGGAAGCTCGGCACAATGTGCGATCAAAAAAAATAACCAGGAACAAAATATTGAAGCAAGCTATTATGCGGCAGATGCTGATTTTGTAGCAAACATGAATCTGCAGATCATTGCCGGTGAAAATCTTCCCTCATCAGTCGGCGATTCCATTTCCGATTTTATATTGGTAAATGAGCAGGCATTGGCGTGGCTTGGTTTGGGCAAGCCGCAGGAAGCAATCGGCAAAGTGATTCACTTGAATAACAGCCGCCAGGTTACAATACATGGTGTAGTAAAAGATTTCTGTTATTATGTGTACCAGTTTCAAACAAAGCCCTTGGTATTGCAATACAACCCATCGCAGTTTCATGTGTTGAGTATTAAAACAAAAACTGCTGTTGAAGATGGAATGTTTAAAAGTGAGATCAACAACATCTGGAAAAAATATCATCCGCATGAAGAGTTGGCGTTCTCGAACTATCAAAAAGATCTGTATGATCGTTATTTCCCCGGAAGAGATATGCGGTTCATGGGGATGTTTTGCGTGGTAGTGTTAGTGATCGCTGTCATGGGTTTGTTAGGTATTGTCACCTATCATACAGAACGGCGTGTGAAGGAGATCGGCATACGTAAGGTAATGGGTGCATCCGTACCTGCGATCATCAGAGAATTATCAAGGAGTTTTGTAAAGCTCATCGTTATTTCTGCCAGTATTGCATTACCCGTTAGTTATATGGCAGGTTATGTGTTCATCACTTTATTTGCATACAATGACGGAATCAATCTGTTGTTGTTGTGCCTACTGTTTTGCACCATTTTCACCATCGCCTTATTTACGATCATGTATAAATCAATGCAGGCAGCAGCAGCTAACCCGGTTAAAAATTTAAGAACAGAATAA
- a CDS encoding ABC transporter ATP-binding protein — protein MLVQLKNLFKWVTVGGNRTFLLKDINLEVEEGEFISIMGPSGSGKSTLLNVIGMLDGFDEGEYNFLHESVHKLKEKQRSQLYKQYIGFVFQQYHLIDELTVYENIETPLLYQDVKGSERKAMVADMLDRFNIVGKKDLYPTQLSGGQQQLVGVARALIAKPKLILADEPTGNLNSKQGEEIMDLFKQLNQEGVTIIQVTHSEKNAAYAGRTIHLLDGRIEQQVKN, from the coding sequence ATGTTAGTACAACTCAAAAATTTGTTTAAATGGGTTACGGTTGGCGGTAACCGTACGTTTCTGCTAAAGGATATTAACCTTGAAGTGGAGGAAGGAGAATTTATTTCAATTATGGGGCCATCGGGTTCAGGGAAATCAACCTTGCTGAATGTAATTGGTATGCTCGATGGTTTTGATGAAGGCGAGTATAACTTCCTGCACGAAAGTGTACATAAGTTAAAAGAGAAACAAAGGTCACAATTATACAAACAATACATTGGTTTTGTTTTTCAGCAATATCATTTAATTGATGAACTGACGGTGTATGAAAACATTGAAACACCCTTGTTGTACCAGGATGTAAAAGGCAGTGAGCGGAAAGCAATGGTAGCAGATATGCTCGATCGGTTCAATATTGTTGGTAAGAAGGATCTTTATCCAACACAATTATCAGGGGGCCAGCAACAACTCGTGGGTGTTGCACGTGCATTAATTGCAAAGCCCAAATTGATTCTTGCCGATGAACCAACCGGTAACCTCAACTCCAAACAAGGGGAGGAGATCATGGATTTATTTAAGCAGTTGAACCAGGAAGGGGTAACAATCATACAGGTAACTCACAGCGAAAAAAATGCAGCTTATGCCGGCCGTACCATTCATTTACTTGATGGACGTATTGAACAACAGGTTAAAAATTAA
- a CDS encoding TolC family protein — translation MRILSFVLCFFIYGISVTAQQYSLKQCIDTALNRNILVQQTGLLMQSAEVDKNQAKMNLLPNVNSRWNYGNNFGRNVDPITNTYTNNQLSSSNAGLDAGVILFNGMRLQNLIQQTNFSHKAAELDYKQVKDNLILNVILSYMQVLVSEDVLSVSRAQLLVTQKQIERMEIMVKEGSAGNFQLTDMKGQMANEQISIVNLENSLQQAKLTLCQLMNIPYSASLQLERDIQLNETFYAQSSPEVIAAAMEYMSLVKANEFRVKSAEKNIQIAKSGYYPTISLGASAGSSYSNLFTRLVPTTISEITTGDYIKSGSTRTPVYKEIQNFSTNSVGYFKQMENNLGFFAGVNMQIPIFNNLQTKNRVKQAKLQLKNTQLNAENTNYQLKQNIEQAWLNMQASYNRYSMLKEQLTNFEESFRAAEVRFESGVINAAEFLIAKNNLDRTKINLVQTQYEYSFRTRLLDFYQGKQ, via the coding sequence ATGCGGATACTTAGTTTTGTTCTGTGCTTTTTTATTTATGGAATTAGTGTAACAGCACAGCAATATAGTTTAAAGCAATGTATTGATACAGCGTTGAACAGGAATATTCTTGTGCAGCAAACAGGATTGCTGATGCAATCGGCTGAAGTTGATAAGAACCAGGCGAAGATGAACCTGTTGCCGAATGTAAACAGTCGTTGGAACTACGGTAACAACTTTGGACGCAATGTTGATCCTATTACCAATACTTATACCAATAATCAATTATCGTCTTCCAATGCAGGTTTAGATGCTGGTGTGATCTTATTCAACGGTATGCGTTTACAGAATTTAATTCAGCAAACCAATTTTTCCCACAAGGCAGCAGAGCTTGATTATAAACAGGTCAAGGATAATCTTATACTGAATGTGATACTTTCTTACATGCAGGTGCTGGTGAGTGAAGATGTGTTGAGCGTATCACGTGCACAATTACTGGTTACTCAAAAACAGATCGAACGAATGGAGATCATGGTGAAAGAAGGTTCTGCAGGAAATTTTCAGTTGACGGATATGAAAGGGCAAATGGCAAATGAACAAATAAGTATTGTGAACCTGGAAAACAGTTTGCAGCAGGCGAAGCTTACGCTGTGCCAGTTAATGAACATTCCTTATTCGGCTTCACTGCAATTAGAAAGAGACATTCAGTTGAATGAAACGTTCTATGCACAAAGTTCACCTGAAGTAATTGCTGCGGCAATGGAATATATGTCGCTGGTAAAAGCAAATGAGTTTAGAGTAAAGAGTGCCGAGAAAAATATACAGATCGCTAAGAGTGGTTATTATCCCACCATCAGCCTCGGTGCAAGTGCCGGTAGCAGCTATTCCAATTTATTTACCCGGTTGGTGCCAACAACAATTTCGGAGATCACAACAGGCGATTACATTAAAAGCGGTTCAACCCGAACACCGGTTTATAAAGAGATACAGAATTTCTCAACAAATAGCGTAGGCTATTTCAAACAGATGGAAAACAACCTTGGATTTTTTGCGGGTGTTAATATGCAGATCCCCATTTTTAATAATCTGCAAACGAAGAACAGAGTGAAACAGGCAAAGCTACAACTCAAGAATACACAACTCAATGCAGAGAATACGAACTACCAGCTAAAACAAAACATTGAGCAGGCTTGGCTCAATATGCAGGCTTCTTATAATCGTTATTCAATGTTAAAAGAACAGTTGACAAATTTTGAAGAGTCGTTCCGTGCAGCAGAAGTGCGTTTTGAAAGTGGTGTGATCAATGCTGCTGAATTTCTCATCGCCAAAAATAATCTCGACCGCACAAAGATAAACCTTGTGCAAACGCAATACGAGTATAGCTTCAGAACAAGATTATTAGATTTTTACCAAGGGAAGCAGTAG
- a CDS encoding NUDIX hydrolase yields MTKYQRQTRFINAVDCIIFGFDGQHLKILLVKRWLEPKKDHWSLMGGFVQPAESTDEAATRVLKQLTGLDGVYLEQLHVFSAPDRDPLERTISTAYFALIDIHKYERQISEEYHAEWFFLNEIPELIFDHPAMVAMAKERLKYKAAAHPILFELLPEKFTLPLLQNMFEEVYEHKFDKGNFSRKVMSTGLLVKQKDKDKLNSKKGAFYYKLDKKHYKKNFHKVLNIIPNLNDLL; encoded by the coding sequence ATGACAAAGTATCAACGACAAACACGATTCATCAATGCAGTTGACTGCATCATTTTCGGTTTTGATGGTCAACACCTGAAGATCCTATTAGTAAAAAGATGGTTAGAGCCTAAAAAAGACCACTGGAGTTTGATGGGGGGATTTGTACAACCTGCCGAAAGCACCGATGAGGCGGCTACCCGTGTATTGAAACAATTGACAGGGCTGGATGGCGTTTACCTGGAACAGCTTCATGTATTTTCTGCACCCGACCGGGATCCGCTTGAACGGACGATCTCAACTGCCTATTTTGCCTTGATAGATATTCACAAATACGAACGGCAGATCAGCGAAGAATATCATGCTGAGTGGTTTTTTCTGAATGAAATTCCGGAACTGATCTTTGATCACCCCGCAATGGTTGCAATGGCCAAAGAACGTTTGAAATACAAAGCTGCCGCCCACCCGATTTTATTTGAATTATTGCCTGAAAAATTTACACTTCCGTTATTACAGAATATGTTTGAAGAAGTGTATGAGCACAAATTTGATAAGGGGAATTTTAGCCGCAAGGTAATGTCGACCGGTTTGTTGGTAAAACAAAAAGACAAAGACAAACTAAATTCAAAAAAAGGTGCCTTTTATTACAAGCTGGATAAAAAACATTATAAGAAAAACTTTCACAAGGTGCTGAACATTATTCCCAACCTGAACGATTTGCTGTAA
- a CDS encoding alpha-N-arabinofuranosidase, with protein MRIAAIKPVFFLLSFLFFQLAIVAQNSVVVNADQGKVKIDKHIYGHFAEHLGACIYGGFYVGDTNKIIPNTNGVRNDIINALKKLKVPNLRWPGGCFADTYHWKDGVGPKANRPAIVNRWWGGVTEDNSFGTHDFLNMCELIGAEPYLAGNVGSGTVQELSDWVQYVNGKANTSPMTTWRVKNGREKAWNVNIWGVGNEAWGCGGNMKAEYYANIYRQYATYMADFENDAKKFRVASGANGNDYNWTEVLMRDIPHNMMEGVALHHYAVINWNKKGPSTEYNEELYFASMKSALRMEEYVTRHSTIMDKYDPNKRVALVVDEWGGWYDVEPGTNPGFLFQQNTIRDAMIAGVTLNIFNNHADRVRMANLAQTVNVLQAVILTNQEKMLLTPTYHVMEMYNVHQDATMLPVQLKTNDYVFGNEKLPAVSVSASKNSSGTTHVSLVNIDASKSQTISIDVRGLAVKTVAGRILTSKKLQDYNSFDQPTKIQPVVFNGAKLSNNTLTVELPPYSVVVLTLK; from the coding sequence ATGCGAATCGCTGCCATCAAGCCTGTCTTTTTTCTCCTTTCATTTCTCTTTTTCCAACTTGCCATCGTTGCTCAAAACAGTGTTGTGGTGAATGCAGATCAAGGTAAAGTAAAGATCGACAAACATATTTACGGCCATTTTGCCGAGCACCTGGGAGCCTGTATCTATGGCGGCTTTTATGTGGGCGATACAAATAAGATCATTCCCAATACAAATGGTGTGCGAAACGACATTATTAATGCGTTGAAGAAATTGAAAGTGCCCAATCTTCGTTGGCCCGGTGGTTGTTTTGCCGACACCTATCATTGGAAAGATGGTGTAGGCCCCAAAGCAAATCGTCCGGCAATTGTAAACCGTTGGTGGGGTGGTGTTACAGAAGATAACAGTTTTGGCACACACGACTTTTTGAATATGTGCGAGTTGATCGGTGCAGAGCCTTATCTCGCAGGCAATGTGGGAAGCGGAACCGTGCAGGAACTTTCAGATTGGGTACAATATGTAAATGGTAAAGCAAATACAAGCCCCATGACCACATGGCGTGTAAAGAATGGCCGTGAGAAAGCATGGAATGTAAATATCTGGGGCGTTGGAAATGAGGCCTGGGGTTGTGGTGGAAATATGAAGGCGGAGTACTATGCAAATATCTACCGTCAGTACGCTACTTACATGGCTGATTTTGAAAACGACGCTAAAAAATTCAGGGTAGCTTCTGGTGCAAACGGAAATGATTATAACTGGACAGAAGTATTGATGCGTGACATTCCACACAATATGATGGAAGGTGTTGCACTGCATCATTATGCAGTGATCAATTGGAACAAAAAAGGTCCGTCAACCGAATATAACGAAGAACTGTATTTTGCTTCTATGAAATCGGCTTTGCGCATGGAGGAATATGTTACCCGCCACAGTACGATCATGGATAAATACGATCCGAATAAACGTGTGGCGTTGGTTGTTGATGAGTGGGGCGGATGGTATGATGTGGAGCCGGGTACAAATCCGGGATTTTTATTCCAGCAGAATACAATACGGGATGCAATGATAGCTGGTGTTACATTGAACATCTTTAACAATCATGCTGACAGGGTGCGTATGGCAAACCTTGCACAAACGGTAAATGTGTTGCAGGCGGTAATTCTTACTAACCAGGAGAAAATGTTGCTTACACCCACTTACCATGTAATGGAAATGTATAATGTGCATCAAGATGCCACCATGCTTCCTGTGCAATTAAAAACAAATGATTATGTTTTCGGAAATGAGAAGCTGCCTGCAGTTTCTGTATCCGCTTCAAAAAACAGTAGTGGAACAACGCATGTATCACTTGTTAATATTGATGCATCAAAATCGCAAACCATATCGATCGATGTGCGTGGATTAGCTGTTAAAACAGTTGCAGGCAGAATTCTTACTTCAAAAAAATTACAGGATTATAATTCATTTGACCAGCCGACAAAAATTCAACCTGTTGTATTTAATGGGGCAAAACTTTCCAACAATACGCTCACTGTTGAATTACCACCTTATTCAGTAGTGGTGCTAACATTAAAATAA
- a CDS encoding alpha-L-arabinofuranosidase C-terminal domain-containing protein, which translates to MNYQKSFLLSLVLLFSLSVHAQQKKTFVIKANQATAEIQPTMWGVFFEDINFGADGGIYAELIKNRSFEFFKPLMGWKVDQKPFVEGALTVQNRQGANLPNPRFLRVQLNNAAKGNLSMTNEGFRGMGIKKDLRYDFSVIYRTSGNIKLHVELLNAKNQVIGNSVVDATATGDAWKKLAKSFQSTDTAQKGQFRIWFEGTGTIDLDMISLFPEDTWKKRPGGMRADMIQLLADMKPGFIRFPGGCIVEGFDLSNRYQWKKTIGPIEERQLIMNRWNIEFPHRSAPDYFQTFGLGFFEYFQLSEDVGAEALPILNCGMACQFNSAELVPLDQLDPYVQDALDLIEFANGDVTTTWGKKRAEMGHAAPFNLKFLGVGNENWGPQYIERLKIFQKAIKEKYPNIKIVASSGTGPDGDRFELLNTELRKMNTDLIDEHYYRSPEWFFSSVRRYDNYPRTGSKVFAGEYASHVDKTNGAQRNTWLAAISEAAFMTGLERNADVVTMASYAPLFSHIDGWQWAPDMIWVDNLRSYGSPTYYVQKLFSLNKGSKVVPLTLNNDVVAGQDSLYASSVIDAATNELVIKIVNASNKEQVTVLSVEGVKKLAAQGNLTVLQGSNLTAVNSFDQPMQVAPKESIITIKAKKFDYTAAPYSFTVFRIKMLK; encoded by the coding sequence ATGAATTATCAGAAAAGTTTTTTGCTTAGCCTTGTGCTGTTGTTTTCTTTAAGTGTGCATGCTCAGCAAAAAAAGACATTCGTCATTAAAGCAAATCAAGCAACAGCAGAGATACAGCCTACCATGTGGGGTGTGTTTTTTGAAGATATCAACTTCGGTGCAGATGGTGGTATTTATGCTGAACTCATCAAGAACCGTTCCTTCGAGTTCTTCAAACCACTCATGGGTTGGAAAGTAGATCAGAAGCCTTTTGTTGAAGGTGCTCTTACTGTGCAGAACAGGCAGGGAGCGAATCTTCCCAATCCACGTTTTCTGCGTGTGCAGCTAAACAATGCAGCAAAAGGAAATCTCAGCATGACGAATGAAGGTTTCCGTGGCATGGGTATTAAAAAAGATCTGCGTTACGATTTCTCTGTTATATATCGTACATCAGGGAACATTAAACTCCATGTTGAATTACTGAATGCAAAGAACCAGGTGATCGGCAACAGCGTTGTTGATGCAACAGCAACAGGAGATGCATGGAAGAAATTAGCAAAGAGTTTTCAATCGACTGATACAGCACAAAAAGGGCAGTTCAGAATCTGGTTTGAAGGAACAGGCACCATTGATCTTGATATGATCTCGTTGTTTCCTGAAGACACGTGGAAGAAACGTCCCGGTGGTATGCGTGCAGATATGATACAGTTGCTGGCTGATATGAAGCCCGGCTTTATCCGTTTTCCCGGCGGTTGTATTGTGGAAGGCTTTGATTTGTCGAATCGTTATCAATGGAAAAAAACGATCGGGCCAATTGAAGAACGTCAGCTTATTATGAACCGTTGGAATATTGAATTCCCGCATCGTTCTGCTCCCGATTATTTCCAAACATTTGGTTTAGGTTTCTTCGAATATTTTCAATTGTCAGAAGATGTTGGTGCAGAAGCATTACCTATTCTCAACTGTGGCATGGCTTGTCAGTTTAATTCTGCTGAGCTTGTTCCTTTAGATCAACTCGATCCTTATGTACAGGATGCATTGGATCTTATTGAATTTGCCAATGGCGATGTAACTACAACTTGGGGTAAGAAACGTGCAGAGATGGGACATGCAGCTCCATTTAATTTAAAGTTTCTTGGCGTTGGTAATGAGAACTGGGGTCCGCAATACATTGAGCGGTTAAAGATTTTCCAAAAAGCGATCAAAGAAAAATATCCAAACATCAAAATAGTAGCAAGCTCCGGTACAGGACCTGATGGTGATCGTTTTGAATTATTGAATACTGAATTGCGTAAGATGAATACCGATCTCATCGATGAGCATTATTACCGCAGTCCTGAATGGTTCTTCAGCAGTGTAAGACGTTATGATAATTATCCAAGAACAGGTTCAAAAGTATTTGCAGGTGAATATGCATCGCATGTTGATAAAACAAACGGTGCACAACGCAACACCTGGTTGGCAGCTATCAGTGAAGCGGCATTCATGACCGGTTTGGAACGAAATGCCGATGTAGTAACAATGGCATCGTATGCGCCACTCTTTTCACACATTGATGGATGGCAGTGGGCACCTGATATGATCTGGGTTGATAATCTCCGTTCATACGGATCACCTACTTACTATGTACAAAAACTGTTCTCCTTAAATAAAGGTTCAAAAGTTGTTCCGCTTACGTTGAACAATGATGTTGTTGCCGGACAGGATAGTTTGTATGCATCATCAGTGATTGATGCCGCAACAAATGAACTCGTGATCAAGATCGTGAATGCATCAAATAAAGAACAGGTAACTGTATTATCTGTTGAAGGTGTGAAGAAGTTGGCAGCTCAGGGGAACTTAACAGTGTTGCAGGGCAGTAATTTAACAGCGGTGAATTCATTCGATCAACCCATGCAGGTAGCACCTAAAGAGTCGATCATTACAATTAAAGCTAAAAAGTTCGATTATACAGCAGCTCCTTATTCCTTCACGGTATTCCGGATAAAAATGTTGAAATAA
- a CDS encoding aldose epimerase family protein — protein sequence MRFKHVVLMCTTAVAVLAACETGSKQNDQPMNQKITKESWGEADGKPVDLYTLTNANGVQVKITNYGGTVTSWITPDKAGNKSNVVLGFDSLSGYLAKPPYFGAIIGRYGNRIGKGTFKIDTATYQLATNNGANHLHGGNKGYDKVVWDAKPADSTASLTLTYLSKDGEEGYPGNLNITVVYTLTDDNELLIDYTAETDKATVVNLTNHSYFNLTGDVDNTILDHQLQVNAGKYTPVDAGLIPTGELKDVKGTPFDFLQPHKIGERIAAVEGGYDHNFVLTRTGSDLELVATLSDSVSGRKLEVFTTEPGLQFYSGNFLDGTITTSDGKSIKLHTGLCLETQHFPDSPNKPEFPSTLLKPGEKYHTVTKYKISVN from the coding sequence ATGCGTTTTAAACATGTAGTTTTAATGTGTACAACAGCCGTAGCAGTGCTTGCTGCCTGCGAAACCGGCAGTAAACAAAACGACCAACCAATGAACCAAAAAATTACAAAGGAAAGCTGGGGTGAAGCCGATGGCAAGCCCGTTGATTTGTACACATTGACCAATGCAAATGGTGTGCAGGTAAAAATTACAAACTATGGTGGCACTGTTACATCATGGATAACACCTGATAAGGCTGGTAACAAAAGTAATGTTGTGTTGGGTTTTGACAGTTTAAGCGGCTACTTAGCGAAACCTCCTTACTTCGGTGCAATCATTGGCCGTTATGGTAACCGTATTGGTAAAGGAACATTTAAGATCGATACAGCAACGTATCAACTTGCAACCAACAATGGTGCAAATCATTTGCATGGTGGTAATAAAGGATACGATAAAGTAGTGTGGGATGCAAAACCTGCTGACAGCACTGCTTCTTTAACGCTTACTTATTTAAGTAAAGATGGTGAAGAAGGCTATCCCGGTAATCTCAACATCACCGTTGTATATACACTCACAGATGATAATGAATTGTTGATCGACTATACAGCAGAAACAGACAAAGCAACTGTTGTGAATTTGACCAACCATAGTTATTTCAACTTAACAGGCGATGTAGACAATACCATTCTTGATCATCAATTACAAGTGAATGCAGGCAAGTATACACCCGTTGATGCAGGGTTAATTCCAACAGGCGAATTGAAAGATGTAAAAGGAACGCCGTTCGACTTTTTACAACCGCATAAAATTGGTGAACGTATTGCTGCTGTGGAAGGTGGTTACGATCACAACTTTGTTTTAACCCGTACAGGAAGCGATCTTGAATTAGTAGCTACGCTGTCTGATTCAGTAAGCGGCAGAAAACTAGAAGTGTTTACAACAGAACCCGGCTTGCAATTTTATTCAGGTAATTTTTTAGATGGTACAATTACAACAAGCGATGGAAAGTCGATCAAACTGCACACCGGTCTTTGTTTGGAAACACAGCACTTTCCTGATTCACCAAACAAACCTGAATTTCCATCTACCTTATTAAAACCAGGTGAAAAGTATCATACCGTAACCAAGTACAAAATTTCCGTTAATTGA